One Thiobacillus sp. genomic region harbors:
- a CDS encoding pyruvate kinase, whose amino-acid sequence MLAVQAGAAMKSLSQIRLELEQLHASVLDGQRALLQCWRPVVAGKGFSPDAANLASYVAFRRQDLRKLQDRLLELGLSSLGRCEAHVLPTLESVGMALDAMLGMPPDEKRVRKMARASQEGGRRLLKHSDILLGKAPANRDMRIMVTLPSLAADDKRLVTDLARRGMDLARINCAHDDADAWKAMISHVRGASASGGRPCRVLMDLAGPKLRTGDIGAKSPSLRLKPKRDDGGEARTPAYFLLDASGELGGPGLGQVAGMARYPRIAVAREWLRRVRPGDAVELTDARGRKRRILVLDRLSDYHLLACVTETVLVTPGLALRHRANRRGTGGAETVVGPMEPQAGAIRVAMGDRILLTREDTDLVAACAPGGGGVCVGQVPCAQPEVLDFLKAGERVFIDDGRITAEVESVDEAGAWLRITRAAPEGDKIHSAKGLNFPDSDLALPSLTDKDLRDLDFVAGEADLVGYSFLRDATDMDRLGDELTARGAGHMGRIAKIENRQAVAHLPEIIVHGAASAPFGLMIARGDLAVELGWARLAEIQEEILWLAESARVPVIWATQVFEQMIRVNQPTRAEMTDAAMSQRAECVMLNKGPFVLDAIALLDDIAGRMQGHQLKKSARLRALHW is encoded by the coding sequence ATGTTGGCAGTCCAAGCCGGTGCCGCCATGAAGTCGCTTTCCCAAATACGCCTCGAACTCGAACAACTGCATGCCTCGGTGCTGGACGGCCAAAGGGCATTGTTGCAATGTTGGCGGCCCGTCGTCGCGGGGAAAGGTTTCTCCCCGGACGCGGCGAACCTGGCGTCCTACGTGGCCTTCCGACGCCAGGACCTGCGCAAGCTACAGGACAGGTTGCTGGAGTTGGGCCTGTCATCCCTTGGGCGTTGCGAGGCGCACGTGCTGCCTACCCTGGAATCGGTAGGCATGGCACTGGACGCCATGCTGGGCATGCCGCCCGACGAGAAGCGAGTAAGGAAGATGGCCCGCGCCAGCCAGGAGGGTGGTCGGCGTCTACTCAAGCACAGTGACATCCTGTTGGGCAAGGCCCCCGCCAATCGGGACATGCGCATCATGGTGACCCTGCCTTCCCTGGCCGCTGACGACAAGCGACTGGTCACCGACCTGGCGCGGCGTGGCATGGACCTGGCCCGCATCAATTGCGCCCATGACGATGCGGATGCCTGGAAGGCCATGATCAGCCACGTGCGTGGGGCCTCCGCCTCCGGGGGAAGGCCTTGCCGGGTGCTCATGGATCTGGCCGGGCCCAAGTTACGTACGGGGGATATCGGCGCGAAATCTCCTTCCCTGCGCCTCAAGCCCAAGCGGGATGACGGCGGCGAAGCGCGTACGCCAGCCTATTTCCTCCTGGATGCCAGCGGCGAGTTGGGCGGGCCTGGCCTGGGCCAGGTGGCGGGCATGGCGCGCTACCCCCGCATTGCCGTGGCGCGTGAGTGGCTGCGTCGGGTACGGCCGGGGGATGCGGTGGAACTGACTGATGCGCGTGGACGCAAGCGGCGCATCCTGGTGCTGGACCGGCTCAGCGATTACCACCTGCTGGCCTGCGTCACCGAGACGGTGTTGGTGACGCCGGGCCTGGCCTTGCGGCATCGGGCCAATCGTCGCGGGACGGGCGGGGCCGAGACTGTGGTGGGGCCCATGGAGCCCCAGGCGGGGGCGATCAGGGTGGCCATGGGGGATCGGATATTGCTCACCCGGGAGGATACTGATCTGGTGGCCGCCTGCGCCCCCGGTGGTGGAGGTGTTTGCGTGGGCCAGGTGCCCTGCGCCCAGCCGGAGGTTCTGGATTTCCTCAAGGCCGGGGAACGGGTGTTCATCGATGATGGCCGCATCACCGCCGAGGTGGAAAGCGTGGACGAGGCGGGTGCCTGGCTGCGCATCACCCGGGCCGCGCCGGAAGGGGACAAGATCCATTCCGCCAAGGGACTGAACTTTCCCGATAGCGACCTGGCGTTGCCGTCCCTGACGGACAAGGATTTGCGCGATCTGGATTTTGTCGCTGGCGAAGCTGACCTGGTGGGCTATTCTTTCCTGCGTGACGCCACGGACATGGACCGGCTGGGCGATGAACTGACGGCCAGGGGTGCCGGGCACATGGGCCGCATTGCCAAGATCGAGAATCGGCAGGCGGTGGCCCACCTGCCGGAAATCATCGTGCATGGTGCGGCCTCGGCCCCCTTTGGGCTCATGATCGCCCGGGGCGACTTGGCGGTGGAACTGGGCTGGGCACGGCTGGCGGAAATCCAGGAGGAAATCCTGTGGCTGGCGGAATCGGCCCGGGTGCCGGTGATCTGGGCCACCCAGGTGTTCGAGCAGATGATCCGGGTGAACCAGCCTACCCGGGCGGAAATGACAGACGCGGCCATGTCCCAGCGGGCGGAGTGCGTCATGCTGAACAAGGGGCCTTTCGTGCTGGACGCCATCGCCCTGCTGGACGATATTGCCGGCCGCATGCAGGGCCATCAGTTGAAGAAAAGCGCCCGCTTGCGGGCTTTGCATTGGTAG
- a CDS encoding NADH-quinone oxidoreductase subunit B: MSIEGILEKGFVTTTVDAVVNYTRTGSLWPMTFGLACCAIEMMQAGASRYDLDRFGIVFRPSPRQSDLMIVAGTLCNKMAPALRKVYDQMAEPRWVISMGSCANGGGYYHYSYSVVRGCDRIVPVDIYVPGCPPTAEALLYGLVQLQKKIRRTSTIAR, encoded by the coding sequence ATGAGCATCGAAGGCATCCTGGAAAAAGGCTTTGTCACCACCACTGTGGACGCGGTGGTGAACTACACCCGTACCGGCTCTCTGTGGCCCATGACCTTTGGCCTGGCCTGTTGCGCCATCGAGATGATGCAGGCGGGCGCCTCCCGCTATGACCTGGACCGTTTCGGCATCGTTTTCCGTCCGAGCCCTCGCCAGTCGGACCTGATGATCGTGGCTGGCACCCTCTGCAACAAGATGGCCCCGGCCCTGCGCAAGGTATATGACCAGATGGCCGAGCCCCGATGGGTCATCTCCATGGGGTCCTGCGCCAATGGTGGTGGCTATTACCACTATTCCTATTCCGTCGTGCGTGGTTGCGACCGCATCGTGCCCGTGGACATCTATGTCCCCGGTTGCCCGCCCACCGCGGAGGCGCTGCTTTATGGGCTGGTGCAGTTGCAGAAGAAAATCCGGCGTACCAGCACCATCGCGCGCTGA
- the pstB gene encoding phosphate ABC transporter ATP-binding protein PstB: MPESSMSAHPHFADGEEVVLSIRDLNFYYGDFQGLKKVSMDIAKHKVTAFIGPSGCGKSTLLRTFNRMYDLYPGQRAEGQINFHGKNLLDKKQDVNLVRAKIGMVFQKPTPFPMTIYENIAFGVRLYEKLSKSEMDDRVEWALRKAAIWEETKDILQRSGLSLSGGQQQRLCIARTIAVKPEIVLLDEPTSALDPISTAKIEELINELKTEYTIAIVTHNMQQAARISDYTAFMYLGELIEFSATDVLFVKPQVKQTEDYITGRFG; this comes from the coding sequence ATGCCGGAGTCCTCCATGTCCGCCCACCCTCATTTTGCCGATGGCGAAGAAGTTGTCTTGTCCATCCGGGACCTGAATTTCTATTACGGTGATTTCCAGGGGCTGAAGAAAGTGTCCATGGATATCGCGAAGCACAAGGTGACGGCATTCATCGGGCCTTCCGGTTGCGGCAAGTCCACCCTGTTGCGTACCTTCAACCGCATGTACGACCTGTATCCCGGTCAGCGTGCCGAAGGACAGATCAATTTCCACGGCAAGAACCTGCTGGACAAGAAACAGGACGTCAACCTGGTGCGTGCAAAGATCGGCATGGTGTTCCAGAAACCCACGCCCTTCCCCATGACCATCTACGAGAACATCGCCTTTGGGGTGCGTCTGTACGAGAAACTCTCCAAGTCTGAAATGGACGATCGTGTCGAGTGGGCCTTGCGCAAGGCGGCAATCTGGGAAGAAACCAAGGACATCCTGCAACGCAGCGGCCTGTCCCTTTCGGGGGGGCAGCAGCAGCGTCTGTGTATCGCCCGCACCATCGCGGTGAAGCCAGAAATCGTGTTGCTGGATGAGCCCACTTCGGCCCTGGACCCGATATCCACCGCCAAGATCGAGGAACTCATCAACGAGTTGAAGACCGAGTACACCATCGCCATCGTGACCCACAACATGCAGCAGGCGGCGCGGATATCCGATTACACCGCCTTCATGTACCTGGGGGAACTGATCGAGTTCAGCGCCACGGACGTGCTGTTCGTGAAGCCACAGGTCAAGCAGACGGAAGACTACATCACGGGCAGATTCGGATGA
- a CDS encoding triose-phosphate isomerase encodes MRRKLVAGNWKMHGTLAENDALLSGILAGMGGVKADMAVCVPFPYLAQVQAKLSGSAVAWGAQNMSQHAKGAYTGEVSAPMLKDFGCAYVIVGHSERRALYGESDEVVAEKFAAAQSAGLTPILCVGETLDERENGVTEQVVGRQLDAVVAKSGVAALAKAVVAYEPVWAIGTGKTATPEQAQAVHAFIRGKIRALDAAVAEGLVIQYGGSMKPGNAAELMGQPDIDGGLIGGASLNPEEFLAICRAG; translated from the coding sequence ATGCGTCGCAAACTCGTGGCCGGCAACTGGAAAATGCACGGCACCCTGGCCGAGAACGATGCCCTGCTATCTGGCATCCTGGCTGGCATGGGGGGCGTGAAGGCCGACATGGCGGTTTGCGTGCCCTTCCCCTATCTGGCCCAGGTCCAGGCCAAGCTGTCCGGCAGTGCGGTCGCCTGGGGAGCCCAAAACATGAGCCAGCATGCCAAGGGTGCCTACACCGGTGAGGTGTCCGCCCCCATGCTCAAGGACTTCGGCTGCGCCTACGTCATCGTCGGCCACTCCGAGCGCCGCGCCCTTTACGGCGAGAGCGACGAGGTGGTGGCCGAGAAATTCGCCGCGGCCCAGTCCGCCGGCCTGACTCCCATCCTTTGCGTGGGCGAGACCCTGGACGAGCGGGAAAATGGCGTCACCGAGCAGGTGGTTGGGCGCCAACTGGATGCAGTTGTTGCCAAGAGCGGTGTGGCTGCCCTGGCCAAGGCCGTGGTGGCCTACGAGCCCGTGTGGGCCATTGGCACCGGCAAGACCGCCACCCCCGAGCAGGCACAGGCCGTGCACGCCTTCATCCGCGGCAAGATTCGTGCCTTGGACGCCGCCGTGGCGGAGGGTCTCGTCATCCAGTACGGTGGCAGCATGAAGCCGGGGAATGCTGCGGAATTGATGGGCCAGCCCGATATTGATGGCGGCCTCATTGGTGGCGCCTCCCTGAACCCCGAAGAGTTCCTGGCCATCTGCCGGGCCGGCTGA
- the secG gene encoding preprotein translocase subunit SecG, whose amino-acid sequence MEFIVWVLHLLVAASVVGLVLLQHGKGADMGAAFGSGSSGSLFGASGSANFLSRTTALLATVFFITSLGLAYFSGTRHKVEQPLNVPAAPAVPQQAPAAPAGGVDKSGDIPK is encoded by the coding sequence ATGGAATTCATCGTCTGGGTCCTTCATCTGCTGGTGGCTGCCAGCGTAGTGGGACTTGTATTGCTGCAGCACGGCAAGGGTGCAGACATGGGTGCTGCCTTCGGCAGCGGATCCTCTGGCAGCCTGTTCGGCGCCAGCGGCTCCGCCAACTTCCTGTCCCGGACCACGGCCCTCCTGGCTACGGTGTTCTTCATCACCAGCCTGGGCTTGGCTTATTTTTCCGGCACCAGGCACAAGGTGGAACAGCCCTTGAACGTGCCCGCCGCGCCTGCAGTACCCCAGCAAGCGCCTGCGGCACCCGCGGGTGGAGTGGACAAATCGGGAGACATTCCCAAGTAA
- a CDS encoding glycosyltransferase family 1 protein translates to MRLLVVTETYPPEINGVAMTTGRMVAGLRDRGHWVGLVRPRRHPTDVGNEAEWTVPGITLPNYPGIKLGLPVWHRLSRLMRTHFPDVVHVVTEGPLGWAAVLTARSLGLPVTSGYHTHFDQYSGHYGLRWLSPLVTHSLDALHRRCSATLVPAPELATTLAARGIPNVEVVGRGVDTTLYHPGRRSPSLRLAWGLEEQDLACLYVGRLAPEKNLELVARAFDAIFAIHPKARMIWVGDGPARVQLQENYPHHIFSGSRTGDELARHYASADLFIFGSLSETWGNVIAEAMASGLGVVAYARAAGAALIQHGRNGLTVLPGDSSAFVQAVLTLAQDEALRRELGDQAAKDMADNAWSGVIGQLESALARAIKAPA, encoded by the coding sequence ATGCGTCTCCTGGTCGTCACCGAAACCTATCCGCCGGAGATCAACGGCGTGGCCATGACCACCGGCCGCATGGTGGCCGGCCTGCGGGATCGGGGCCATTGGGTGGGCCTGGTGCGCCCCCGGCGGCACCCGACGGACGTGGGGAACGAGGCGGAATGGACCGTGCCCGGCATCACCCTGCCCAATTATCCAGGCATTAAACTGGGCCTGCCTGTCTGGCACCGCCTGAGTCGCCTGATGCGCACACATTTTCCGGACGTGGTGCATGTGGTCACCGAGGGCCCCCTGGGCTGGGCCGCGGTTCTGACGGCTCGCAGCTTGGGCCTGCCCGTTACCTCCGGTTACCACACCCACTTCGATCAATACAGCGGCCACTATGGCCTGCGCTGGCTTTCGCCCCTGGTGACCCACTCCCTGGATGCTCTGCACCGTCGCTGCAGCGCCACCCTGGTGCCGGCGCCGGAACTGGCCACGACTCTAGCCGCCCGGGGCATTCCCAACGTGGAGGTGGTGGGCCGGGGGGTGGATACCACCCTGTACCATCCCGGGCGCAGAAGCCCTTCCCTGCGCCTGGCATGGGGCCTGGAGGAACAGGATCTGGCTTGCCTGTATGTGGGTCGCCTGGCGCCGGAAAAAAACCTGGAGTTGGTGGCGAGGGCCTTCGATGCCATTTTCGCCATTCATCCCAAGGCCCGCATGATATGGGTAGGAGACGGCCCCGCCCGGGTTCAGCTCCAGGAGAATTACCCCCATCACATCTTTTCCGGCTCCCGCACGGGAGATGAACTGGCAAGGCATTACGCCAGTGCCGACTTGTTCATATTCGGCAGTCTTTCTGAGACCTGGGGCAACGTCATCGCCGAGGCCATGGCCAGCGGCCTAGGGGTGGTGGCCTACGCCAGGGCCGCCGGCGCGGCCCTCATCCAGCACGGTCGAAACGGTCTTACGGTACTGCCCGGGGATTCATCAGCCTTTGTCCAAGCTGTCCTCACCCTGGCACAGGACGAGGCCTTGCGCAGGGAACTGGGTGATCAGGCCGCGAAGGACATGGCCGACAATGCCTGGAGTGGGGTCATCGGCCAACTGGAGTCGGCCCTGGCCCGGGCCATCAAGGCACCGGCCTGA
- a CDS encoding glycosyltransferase, whose protein sequence is MGVLMVSDVFFPRINGVSTSIETFRSALWEHDVHVGVVAPRYADEPDTGDIIRVPGRRLPRDPEDRLMQYRPLRQTVLEAARGYDLIHVQTPFAAHYAGLHAARKLGKPVLATYHTLFEEYLQHYIPFLPARSLKSLARRFSRGQCNELDAVVVPSTAMRDRLHAYGVETAMHVLPTGLPEDAFRPGDRARFRARHDIGTDTPVALFVGRVAHEKNIAFLLAALAHARREMPELLLLITGEGPALPDLRRQAARLGLNDAVRFLGYLDRRHELPDAYAAADAFVFASRTETQGLVLLEAMAQSCPVVAQSVMGTADILSPGRGCLVAPDDAREFAQTMLRLLGDPDLRAGLAAEARTYAQEWSDSALAQRMARLYAQLTA, encoded by the coding sequence CTGGGTGTCCTCATGGTGTCGGACGTGTTCTTTCCGCGCATCAATGGCGTTTCCACCTCCATAGAGACCTTCCGCTCTGCTCTTTGGGAACATGATGTTCACGTGGGCGTGGTGGCGCCCCGCTATGCCGACGAGCCGGACACCGGCGACATCATCCGGGTGCCAGGCAGGCGTCTGCCACGGGACCCGGAAGACCGCCTCATGCAATACCGGCCCCTGCGGCAGACGGTACTGGAGGCCGCCCGGGGCTACGACCTCATCCACGTCCAGACCCCTTTCGCCGCCCACTACGCCGGCCTCCATGCCGCAAGGAAGCTGGGCAAGCCGGTGCTGGCCACCTACCACACCCTGTTCGAGGAATACCTCCAGCACTACATACCCTTCCTGCCCGCCAGGAGCCTGAAATCCCTGGCCAGGCGCTTCTCCCGGGGGCAGTGCAATGAACTGGATGCGGTGGTGGTGCCCTCCACGGCCATGCGTGACCGGTTGCATGCCTATGGTGTGGAGACCGCCATGCACGTCCTGCCCACGGGCCTGCCCGAAGACGCATTCCGCCCCGGGGACAGGGCGCGCTTCCGCGCCCGCCACGACATCGGAACGGATACTCCCGTGGCCCTTTTCGTCGGCCGGGTGGCCCACGAAAAGAACATCGCATTTCTTCTGGCAGCCCTGGCCCACGCCCGGCGGGAAATGCCGGAACTGCTGTTGCTGATCACGGGTGAAGGGCCCGCCCTGCCCGACCTGCGCCGCCAGGCCGCGCGCCTTGGCCTTAACGATGCCGTACGCTTTCTGGGCTACCTGGACCGGCGCCATGAACTGCCGGACGCCTACGCGGCGGCGGATGCCTTCGTCTTCGCCTCCCGCACCGAGACCCAGGGCCTGGTGCTGCTGGAGGCCATGGCCCAGAGCTGCCCCGTGGTGGCCCAGTCTGTCATGGGCACGGCGGACATCCTGTCGCCAGGCCGGGGTTGCCTGGTAGCGCCAGACGATGCGCGGGAATTTGCCCAGACCATGCTGCGACTGCTGGGGGACCCGGACCTTCGCGCCGGACTAGCCGCGGAGGCCAGGACCTATGCCCAGGAATGGTCTGACAGCGCCCTGGCCCAACGCATGGCCCGGCTTTACGCACAACTGACGGCCTGA
- a CDS encoding UDP-2,3-diacylglucosamine diphosphatase, with the protein MPDVRAIFISDVHLGTRACQADRLLDFLREHPSQHLFLVGDIIDFWSMSRSIHWNTAQNTVVQKVLRRARHGEKIILVPGNHDEALRDYCESAFGDIHIASEYVHETADGRRFLLIHGDDFDQVTRYHKWVAVLGDMSYNLLVRANVWLSRLRRLLGIAGYWSLAGYAKRKVKTALQFIFDFEDSVMRHVRERGMDGVICGHIHWAALKEVDGLVYANCGDWVDSCTAIVEHHDGRLELVDWGVVTRTRPAEIQLLPAAKEAA; encoded by the coding sequence ATGCCAGACGTACGCGCCATCTTCATCTCGGATGTCCACCTGGGCACCCGCGCCTGCCAGGCGGACAGGCTGCTCGATTTCCTCAGGGAACACCCTTCCCAACACCTGTTCCTGGTGGGCGACATCATCGACTTCTGGAGCATGAGCCGTTCCATCCACTGGAACACGGCCCAGAACACCGTCGTGCAGAAGGTGCTGCGTCGGGCCCGCCACGGCGAGAAGATCATCCTGGTGCCTGGCAACCACGACGAAGCTCTGCGGGACTACTGCGAGTCGGCCTTCGGCGACATCCACATCGCCAGCGAATACGTGCACGAGACCGCCGACGGGCGCCGCTTCCTGCTCATCCATGGCGACGATTTCGACCAGGTCACCCGCTACCACAAGTGGGTGGCGGTGCTGGGGGACATGTCCTACAACCTGCTGGTACGGGCCAACGTCTGGCTGTCCCGGCTACGTCGCCTGCTGGGTATCGCCGGCTACTGGTCCCTGGCGGGCTATGCCAAGCGCAAGGTCAAGACCGCCCTGCAGTTCATCTTCGACTTCGAGGATTCCGTCATGCGCCACGTAAGGGAACGTGGCATGGACGGGGTGATCTGCGGCCACATCCACTGGGCCGCCCTGAAGGAAGTGGACGGCCTGGTCTATGCCAACTGCGGTGACTGGGTGGATTCCTGCACAGCCATAGTCGAGCACCACGACGGCCGCCTGGAACTGGTGGACTGGGGTGTCGTCACCCGTACCCGCCCCGCTGAAATCCAGTTGCTGCCCGCCGCCAAAGAGGCCGCATGA
- a CDS encoding NADH-quinone oxidoreductase subunit A, with product MLENYFPVLMFILVGLAIGVVPMLAGWLLAPNRPDAEKLSPYECGFEAFEDARMKFDVRYYLVAILFILFDLEIAFLFPWAVVLEEIGLFGFVAMVIFLGILVVGFVYEWMKGALDWE from the coding sequence ATGCTCGAAAATTATTTTCCGGTTCTGATGTTCATACTGGTGGGGCTGGCAATAGGCGTGGTTCCCATGCTGGCGGGGTGGCTACTGGCCCCCAATCGTCCAGATGCGGAAAAGCTTTCCCCCTACGAGTGCGGTTTCGAGGCCTTCGAGGACGCGCGCATGAAGTTCGACGTGCGCTACTACCTGGTGGCCATCCTGTTCATCCTGTTCGACCTGGAGATCGCCTTCCTTTTCCCCTGGGCCGTGGTGCTGGAGGAAATCGGCTTGTTCGGTTTCGTCGCCATGGTGATCTTCCTGGGCATCCTCGTGGTGGGCTTCGTCTACGAGTGGATGAAGGGAGCGCTGGATTGGGAGTAA
- a CDS encoding EAL domain-containing protein codes for MALIDRASFVEFLSRLYSRDLFGKSRLEDLRKTRPEVFGGGAPVVVDEQTSVDDVARIIVGEGMRHMVSGFIVTRGGRYAGIASGNDLLEEITQRKQADLYYLAHYDSLTQIPNRMLFTDRLNQACREAQRSGAELGLMFIDVDRFKQINDSMGHGVGDLLLQGVVKRLQACIRDCDTLARLGGDEFAVLVDGLRTVDDIEILARRFMEAMRKPFTILDREIRVTLSIGIALFPRDDRDVGVLLSKADAAMYDAKLNGRNGFRRFEPGMTTYSQERLQLETDLKRALENKEFFLAYQPQVSLRDGRVVGVEALVRWLHPQRGVLSPGAFIGIAEDSGQIVPIGEWVLAEACLQQRAWRDQGLPPMRMSVNISPLQFRQPNFTTRVRELLGNNCADYSMLELELTEGMVMSDATHVMETLQALQTLGVHLALDDFGTGFSSLGYLQRFPIHRLKIDQSFVREVDRMPVNASIIRAIVALARSLSMEVVAEGVESDAELAFVRSVDCDESQGYFHARPMSPQQFVEWIHARSP; via the coding sequence GTGGCACTGATCGACCGGGCCAGCTTCGTTGAGTTTCTGAGCAGGCTCTATTCCAGGGATCTGTTTGGCAAGAGCAGGCTGGAAGACCTGCGAAAAACCAGACCGGAGGTGTTTGGTGGTGGAGCGCCGGTGGTCGTGGACGAGCAAACCAGTGTTGACGATGTGGCGCGGATCATCGTGGGCGAGGGCATGCGCCACATGGTGAGCGGGTTCATCGTGACCCGGGGAGGGCGCTACGCAGGTATCGCCAGCGGCAACGACCTGCTGGAGGAGATCACGCAACGCAAGCAGGCCGATCTCTATTACCTGGCCCATTACGATTCCCTTACGCAAATTCCCAATCGCATGCTGTTCACGGACCGCCTCAACCAGGCATGCCGGGAAGCCCAGCGCAGCGGTGCGGAGTTGGGGCTGATGTTCATCGACGTGGACCGCTTCAAGCAAATCAACGACTCCATGGGCCACGGCGTGGGGGATCTGTTGCTGCAGGGCGTGGTGAAGCGCCTGCAAGCCTGCATACGCGACTGCGACACCCTGGCCCGCCTGGGTGGGGATGAATTCGCGGTCCTGGTGGATGGGCTGCGCACGGTGGACGACATCGAAATTCTGGCGCGCCGTTTCATGGAAGCCATGCGGAAGCCCTTCACGATCCTGGATCGAGAAATTCGGGTCACTTTGAGCATTGGCATAGCGCTGTTTCCCCGAGACGATCGGGACGTGGGGGTGCTGCTCAGCAAGGCCGACGCTGCCATGTATGACGCAAAACTGAATGGCCGCAACGGTTTCCGCCGCTTTGAACCCGGCATGACCACCTATTCCCAGGAACGTCTTCAACTGGAGACGGATCTCAAGCGTGCCTTGGAGAACAAGGAGTTCTTTCTGGCGTACCAACCCCAAGTCAGCCTGCGTGACGGCCGGGTCGTGGGCGTGGAAGCCTTGGTGCGGTGGCTGCACCCACAGCGTGGCGTGTTGTCGCCGGGTGCGTTCATCGGTATCGCCGAGGATTCGGGCCAGATTGTGCCTATTGGGGAATGGGTGCTGGCTGAGGCCTGTCTGCAGCAGCGGGCCTGGCGGGACCAGGGGCTGCCACCGATGCGCATGTCGGTAAACATCTCGCCGCTTCAGTTCAGGCAGCCAAATTTCACCACCCGGGTAAGGGAATTGCTGGGTAACAACTGTGCTGACTACAGCATGCTGGAACTGGAATTGACCGAGGGCATGGTGATGAGTGACGCGACCCACGTCATGGAAACCCTTCAGGCGCTCCAGACACTAGGCGTGCATCTGGCGCTGGACGACTTCGGTACCGGGTTTTCCAGCCTGGGCTATCTGCAGCGTTTTCCCATCCATCGGCTGAAGATCGATCAGTCCTTTGTGCGGGAGGTGGATCGCATGCCGGTCAATGCGTCCATCATCCGCGCCATCGTGGCCTTGGCTCGCAGTCTTTCCATGGAAGTCGTGGCGGAAGGGGTGGAAAGCGACGCTGAGCTTGCCTTCGTGCGAAGCGTGGATTGCGATGAGTCACAAGGCTATTTTCATGCGCGGCCCATGTCTCCACAGCAGTTTGTTGAATGGATCCACGCCCGATCTCCTTGA